Genomic segment of Panicum virgatum strain AP13 chromosome 9N, P.virgatum_v5, whole genome shotgun sequence:
TTTCCTCTCGTGTATTTCTGTTGATTTGGATTGATTCCTTGCATTGATATGAAGGAACTATGGAGGTACTAGAGCATTGTTGGCCATAGATTATTGCAATCTCGTAGTCACATATGGGATTTCTTCCAATCTTGCTGCACACACATGGGATCTATGTTGTCTCTGCAGGATGGTGGTAACATTCAGCAGCCCATGTGTATCCCTAACCAACGAGTTGCAGGAGACAAGCAGGTGCTCAAGATGTGCCGTGAAGCCCCCAGACCTGTCCAGCTCCCACACTAACGTCGTGAGCCGAGCAGCACTGTCCAGATTCTGTCCGTAGGAAACCTTCCTAACTTTCAGGTGCTGTCGCAGATTTCTAACTGGTTCGGTGTGATTTTCCCATTGTTGTTAGACTGTATTTCAGCTTCGTTCATTTGTTTGGGCTCTTGCATGAGATGATCCAACAACTGTTCTCTTCTTGGTATATTTTTATTGATTACTAATTCAAgtttgcagtaaagagtagatctaGAAAGTGTAGAACCTATAGTTTGTTGGCTGAAGGATACTTATTCTTCATAGACCTAGATGTTTTTTTGTTGAACGATAGATACCTGTTCAGATAACTAGAgctttaatttcttttaaaaGAATTGATGACTTTTATTTGTGAATATGACTAGATGAGTTACTGTTTAAAGAATTTAGATATGCAATAGTTATAGGGGCTagtttgttaagttctgtacaTTTTTCAGGTGAACAAACATGTTATTTGCTTTAACCACAGTTTCCTACAACTGAACTGAGTTAAACATGTTAGCCAGCAAATGATTGTAGTTAAGAACTAATCTTGCCAAGTAAATTCAAGGAAACAAAATTGCATACCCCATGTACTGACATTTCTATTTGTCATAATGCACCGGTATACCTCTTTTTATACAAGATTAACTACATTATTGCTAGATCGAAGTCTGATTCTGCAGTGGATCTCATTGCTACCTGTCTTCATCATCACTGACGAGTTTTCTGCTAGCTCTAATGTTGCATTGCAAGCCACGCCAGCATGCTTGGGTTCATGTATGCCGCTACCACAGAGATGGCACTGCTCAAACAATTTTCTTATGTGTTAATCTGCGTTCAGTTAACTGGATCCTCTTTGCTCTCATATGTGCTATCGTCATTATAACTGTATGCAATATTTTCTTCAGAAAGAAAAATACAGTTAGGTGTCTCTGCTTCCATTCATCCGGTTTACCATGCAATTGTGTTCAATGCTTTCATTCATCCAGTTTACCATGTAATTTTGTTCAATGCTTCTATTTACCCATTTTTGCATAGATCTGCACTGTaatctgcaaaaataaaacatgCATTTGAAATATGTTGGATTGGCGAAATCAGTAGAGACTAGAGAGTTGTTTGGGATTCTGAACCTGAAGCTTTAGAAGAAAAGGTGTTCATTTTTTCGTTCTACATCTAGCACTAACAGCAGCAGCATCATATaccttattttgtgcattttttTACTCTTTACCCTTAAAACTGGGTGCCTTATTCTCCTGCATCTTTTGCCtataaaaatatgagatttgATCTAAACTATGTCATCATCCTGCATTTCTAGATGCCGGCTAATAGTTAACTTGGCTACCATGGAGAGTTACTATCTAAGCTGAATCTTCTCATttagaaaaaaacaaataagTTGTCTTCATTTTGCACATTAGCAAAGAAGATGGTGTTCCGTGCATGTGTCATTGTAGAAGCTAGCATTTTTTTTAATGGTTGCACTCACGCCATTTTTCTATCTATCCTGTGCTTGGATAACAATTTGAGTCTTTGACCCTTTTTAGTCTTAAGGATGAATATCAATAATTTTGCTTGGATGGTTCTGCGGGTCTGGTCGTCTGGATGAAGCCTCCACCTGCAGCTGCATCTGCAGGAACAATCTTAATTGAAGTTCTACATGACCTCAGATGCACCTACAAAAATCTATATACAAATGTACTGATTGTAGAACTAGCTATTGGAAACTTTGTACCTGTAAGTAATGTAATCAAGGTGTTGCCGTGAAATCTGAAATTTCAAGTACAATGTTGGATACTTGACCATAAAAGTTAATCATCATCGTTCGAGAAAAAAAGGTTAATCATCATGTGTTGAAGAAACATTACGATATAACCTTATTTGTTAGTGCTCGTGAATTTGGTGGGAGAAGATCGATCTTGATTGTTCTTGTTCCACATGCAGCAGACCGTGGATGTAATAAAGAATAATTAATTTAATCTATAAGCTAATGCATCGACAGGGCAAAACAAACTTTTTGAAATTCATCTAGTCGAAGGATAAGTCTCACTCACTAAACTATTGTAATCCACAATGCACATGCGTCTACTAATGTCTCTTCACATCATTGACCAATCACACCTCCAAACCAGCAGGTAACCTCCATCATACGTCTTTCACATCGGGGGACGTCCATCACATCGGGGAAAATGGGTAGGCAACTGACCCGATCGTGCGCACGTGGGACATGGGAGGAAAACCGCCAGGGGCAGCAAAACCAACGAGGAAAGCCGCGACGGAGAAAAAAACCAGCCGCACCCGTGGAGCAGGCGTGATCGGATGGTGCCTGGGCtggctcgggtatggaataCCCAGAGTAGAGATTAGCcctggcctatatatatatatatatatatatatatatatatatatatatatatatatatatatatatatatatatatatatatattggtcAAGCCACTGCTGCAAATTCATCTGAACACTGGCACCTTGGAGTTAATAGTCCTAGTCAGCACGTTAGATGATCCAAAGATGTTaggtagtactccctccgttccaaattataagtcattctaagaatCTTGAAgggtcaaaccatctcaaagtttgactaaaattatagagagaaacacaataatttatgacatcaaataagtatactatgaaaatataactaataaaaaaatctaatgatacttaattggtatcataaatattattatcttgtcatataaatttgatcaaatttgaaaaattttgactctttaagatttttgaaatgacttataatttagaacggatggAGTAGTACTTAATACCTCCCATCGCGCACTGTTAATCCCATGAGTGATGCAGATGCAGATGCAGCAGCTCGACCCTGAGACAGCCGTGCTCGGCTGCACGTCGCATGCGCCGCTGTACCATGGAttgccgccgctcccgcgccggGGCATCCGCGGAAATCATCAATCATGGGCGGACCAGCGTTGCCACCGGCCCCCACCCGCATCGCGCTGCATGATTCCCTCCCCGCCGAGACGCATCGCTGTCCAAACAGAAGCGTCGCCATAATTCTGCCGCCTACTCCGGACCCGGGTACATCATCCTGAATCCtgaccgggtcgggtcgggcctgGCCTCGGTGAATTCTGGATCTGTCTCCTGTGGTCGTAGTCGTAGGACGGGGAAGGGAGACGAAAGTGCTCGATCATACATCAAGCCAGGTCACTGATCTTTTGCTTGGCATGTACAAATGGATCCTCACGTTTGCCTATGCTTGGAGGTTTCCTGTCACTTCAGTTTCTGCTAAACGCACCTTCTCTTCCATACCGTTTGTCCAGGGGCCTTTGCTACGGTACACCAATTACCTCATAGGAGGTAAGAGTTTAAATAAATCTGAACCGTTGATTATTTGGAGAGATAAAAATAATTAACTAaggaaaaaatagaaacaaaccGGATATTCTAATTAACACCATCCTTGTCCGTGGATTTAGCACGAACCTGCATGCATATGTGCATGTATACATGCATGATAAAATCTAACGCCCCCATTTATAGTTAGGATTGCTAGTTTATTACATGTTGATAGCTGTGTAGTATGAGTAGGAAAATTAGTTACTCTCGCCTCGATCGTGCATGGGACAAGCCAACGTTCATATGCATGCAGCCGCGCGCCATGGAAATTTAgccgagattttttttttgcaagtttACACATGTCACGTTAGATCATGTTACGGAAATTATAGCAGGTTAGGGttacatatatattttttcaaagATATCATGTGTATAGAAGGTTAGGAAAATTTCCATGGCACATTGATCACGTCTTAATATAATCCCTCCCATATGCATGTTACGTCTGGTATGTATTCATGtcatatttcaaaaataaaacgTTGCACATGTCAGGATCCTACACGTGTGCATGTAAGGATCTATCAGTTACGCATCCACATTTTGGCtaattgcaaaatattttgaCTAGCTAATAGATCTAATTGCAAGATATTTTGACTCACATGAGAATTATTCGTTGTATATGAATCATTCCTAGGATAATGAATTCAAAAATTACGAAATAAATGTTACAGCTCATATATGTCACGTTATGAAAAACATGTTACAACTCGCCCATGTCATGTTAGGAAAAAAAAGATGTTACATCTGACCCATCTCATATGTATTATAAGATCTACTAGATATTTAGATGACAAGCcatgtcatttttttttctaacaaaTCCATGTCACAAGATATGATTGTCAAATGTACCGTGACGAGACGGCAAAAGAATTGCATGCAATCTTCTATGGGTATGTGACGTGCATAGAGGGATATATAAAAAAGTCTTTCTTGTCTCAATTTAATGGCCGGCACATCATGCAGGAAAAAACAGAAATCTGATTGGCAAATGTCACctaatggcaaaaaaaaagttacatgCAATCGGCTGGGTATGTCACGTGTATGGAGCGGGTAAATAATGTTTCTTGGGTCAATTTAATGGCCGGTACATCACATGGAAAAAACAGAAATTTGAGATCTCAACTAATCATGCATGCAACTTAGATCTAATCCTTTATTTTGTGttctaaaatatataaaataaacatTAAAACTATTACCTCCTAAGAGGTAATATGTCATTAGATCAACGGTCCACAGTCATTTCGGAGTATCGTAGCAAAGCCCTTGTCCAGGAGTGATTTTGGCATGGGACAAGGCATGAATCAGTCCGCTTGCGTCTCGATTCAGTGGAAAGGATCATAGGAGGGTTGTTTCTTTTCTATGTTTGGACGGTCCAGTTGGGTTGGAAATAACATTTTTCAGAGAACGACAGAAGGCGATTTTCCTAGCGGAATGGCGAGCGGTTGGGCACCTCATGGGTTTCTTGCCTGGATGAGTGAATGATCTCAGGCGACTGAGACGGATCACAACTTCAGAAGGCTCGCATTCATCCGCTGGCGCCTTGATTCGAGGGTGAGGCTCAACTTGATCCGAAGATACGAGATCGCGCTTTCCATGGCTCGTCCGTGCAGAAAAGGAAATGGTGGATGCATGCATCGGTCCGTCGTCACATGCATTTTCTCTGGGACTGGGAGGCCATATGCCTGTCATGTCGTTGCTCACAAGAACTAGCAACACAGTTGATGAAAAGCGGAAAATCCGACTGCAAAACCGCAAGGACAAAGCTGCTGTAGCTTCGAGTCAACAAAGATATCCACCCTCTAGCAGGTAGGTAGCTGAGTGATCATGTTAAAGGGTCCTCAAGGGGAGGCCAAGAGAAAGCTGAAAGCATGTGATGCAGCGCAGCTCTGTCATGCTATATTGTAGTACAGTAGAATACCATTCAAACTACAAATACAATCCTCTCAAAAGGAACATACCATCGTACCACTGTGTGTCTGTGTCAAACCAATGCTTCAGTATTCATCATCAGACAATGGTACAGGTAGAGAACAAACCGGACATGTTAAACTCAACCAGCTGAAACAAGAACTGACTGTACATTCAGAATACGGACCATTCAGCTTAGTATTTCGCATGATTGCagagcttttccatagctaacTACAAGCACTGAATTATATACCAGCATACACTTCCAGACATACAATTAAGGAAGTGATCAGCTGAATGGATCTCATTACAAGCAGCAAACCAAATTGCCACGTCAGGAACTCGAAAAAAAAGGCTTTCCTTTTATACAGGCCAATTCACACCAAAACCTCAAGTGGTTAATTCTCCCTTTACtcgccctcaaaaaaaaaatctcccttTACTCTCATTGGTTGAGCGCCATTGAGCATTTAGGTACAACTCATCTACATCCCAATTCAGGGGCAGCTAAAACCTAAGATAGCATGAGCAGCTTGCATAGCTGGTGGATCTACTGACAGCATCCTCCACTTTGGTTTGCATTCTCCTGCTTCTGTTTCAGAGTGTTCCTCTTAACAACTGAAGAACCTTCCTCCAAGAGGCTTGGAACCTCAAGAATCTGCAACAGATCAGCACAAGGAATTTAAATTTGCGAAAAGTGGGCCGCACTGTTGCAACACAACAATGAAGAGGTAACAGAGACAATTTCCACCAAGTAAATGATGTACTATAAAATAAGGTTTAAGCAAATGCTAATCTGTCATTCAAGGTGCTCATAAGGCTGttaatgaaaaaaaaaggtgcTCATAAGACTGCATATAACTTGCATCTTGCTTAAAATTTAATATATTGTTTCCAATGAAATGACGACATATCCCGAGGCAGCTAAATGAGTTCCCTAGCACACAGTATATATAATCACGTAAAGGAACTCTTCAGACATTGGAGCTTTTCCTGGGAGTACAGCATAGAAGAACTGTGTTGCATAAAGTCATGAGTCATAATCCAGAACACAAATAACACGTCGTTCAGGATTAAGGCGCAAGTGTTTTTTTCAAACAACACTTTGGAATCTGTGGGCACTTTCAAACAACACAGCGGGCAGAAAGAAGGGCATCTCCATGCTTCAAAGATATTGTGCACCTCATGCACCCATGTGTTTATGCTGCATACCACATTTTAAAAATGGTACTCTTTGTAACTTAAGACATAAGCAAAGCACACGCAACCATGTGCAAATTTTGCAAACTGGCACTTGCACCCACAAGCAATAGTTATATCACATCTAGTCAAATCATCTGGGAGGTTCCCTTAAGTATGTTCCTTGTTGGTGCAACAGTGCTGCCCAATACCAGACATAAGTTATGCACAATTAATTGGCCAATCAAAACTCAATAGGTGAGAAACTAAGACTTCCTACTCCTACATCAAATGTTATGACACAACCAATAAATAAATACAGTGATTACTACTGCAATTAGCATATCTCACAAATGTCACAAGCAATCGCAAAGTTAGAAATCCAACCACTTCAGGACTAGTATCTGACAACAGAAACATATGCAGTTAAATCACTGCAAAAGGAGTATTTCTATATTTTCCAGAACCTGACTAGATGGTTGTATTTGATACAGAAATGCTGAATGCCAAAAGTCTGCAATTCAGAAGCATATAGCCACAATCTAGTTACATTCGAAACTAGTAAGGTTTTACCTTTTTATGAAATAGttaggttttatttttaccaGTGCTACTGGCTACTGCACATAGTTGATTCATAGATCATAATTTTGCAAACCTAATTTTCTGGAGTTCTTAGAAGGTGAATCTTGAATGGTTTCAAAGGGCAAACAGGTAAGCCTTTTGTATTAAGTATTTTTCTGGTTTGTGCAGCCATAcctttaatgcaagctcttcaaAACATTTCTCCACATTCTCTCTTGTTTTGGCACTACTCTCAAGAAACAGACACCCATATTCTTGTGCAAAGGCAAGACCTTCTTCTCTTGTCACCACTCTGCCCTCATCCTACAAGGTAGAACCATAAAAAACTGTCATTTCATGTTGTACGCTGATTCTTTTAACCAATCTATTGTTGCTTCAATGGATGAATACTGACAATATAGTTTTCTTAACCCATAACTACCAACATTCTGTTACTATAACAATTATTACCCACTGCACTCAAGCAATACTAGTTTTTGCAGCGGATCATGGTCATAAAGTTGTCAAACATGCGATCAGTACAGCAATGAAAAACTTTAGCTTACTGAAACAGAATACTGTTTATATGAAATAAGAATttgatttttaagaaaaagaaaaagtataCCTTGTCCACTTTATTTCCAACAAGCATTTTGACACACTCTTTATTTGTTGAGTGCAACTCTATTTCCTTGGTCCAGACATCAGCCAAATTTGTGAAACTCTCCCTCTTCGCGACGTCATAAACTATCAGGACAAGAAAACATTAAGTTAATATTCTTTCAAGTCATCCTGCAATATTTTGGTTTTGCAGAATAAAAGAATGATGATTGTAAGGATCACACACACTAATGATTCCTTGAAATTCCATTGCTAGCAATCATAACATTGCATTTCAGCGCCACCAAATGCTTAGTTGACAACAAAGTGAGGTATCACCCAAGACAAATTCAAAAGTCAGAATGATGACATGGTAACGTTTACAGTACACCTATAAAAAGTATCACTTGAATCAACATTAGGAATGGGCTGTTTACAAGTTTCTTTATGGTCCTGTTTGCAGGCTAAGTAACTTATAGTTAATCAGGAAGAGTATCACTTATCATGGTACTAGAAAGGATGCACCCATATGCTGGCTAACCTTGTTCAAGACAACAACTAAGCAAGGCTTAAGTAACTTGAGCGTTGCAACACAAATAAGGCTGTGGTACAAAGTCACTTAGATTTGGCAGTCAAAAGATCCGAGATAGCAACATCATTGAGGGACCACCTTGAAATTTGATAGTCTCGTCAGTTGGCTGTGTTcagctggctgtggctggtagctggtgctgatttgttatcagagaaaagtactgctggctggctagtGGCTGATGctaatttggtgtgagagaaaagcacTGCTGGCCGGCTGATTGACAAGCCAGCTGAACACAGAGATATTAACCataataattgcaccagattggagTATGCAAAAAATTCAAAAGGTAAAATTCAAAAGGTAAACATTACCTAGCATTTTATGGCACAATTGAGCATGTAAATAACCTAAACAGATAACAACCTTAGCTGGAAAATGCGCCTAAAAATACTCTACACTCTTAAGTCAGAAATGATAAATGGCTGAAGCTTTTAATCAGTGATGAACTGTCATGTAATTATCTTGAAACAGATCAAGTTACCTAGAATGATCCCATGAGCACCCCTGTAGTAAGAACTGGTAATGGTCCTAAACCTTTCCTGGCCAGCTGCAAAACAGTGAAACAAAATATCTGTAGAGCACTTGAATTGGATATAATTGACAATCATTATATCACAAGGCCTTGAAAAGGAATAAACAGTTGCCCTTGCTGCACCAGGCAGCAAATAACAAACATGCAAGGACCACTATCAGAAACAGGAAAAGAAAACATACCTGTGTCCCAGATTGTCAGTTTCAGTTTCTTGCCACCCACAGTGAGAAATTTGATTTTAAAATCCACCCCTGCCAACAGAAAAAATGGATTCAGAAAAGTAGGTATTTGGTTGATAAGGTACAATTCATATAATAATAATGCCAGAACGTAAGTGTTGCTCTTGGAGAACAAAAAGATCAAGGGCTGCTATGACGGGACTGTCATATGAAGGGACTTTTATAAAAAGGTAGTTTAAGCTATACATTTTAAAGAGCATTTTACTATGTTGGGCTTTTATAAAAAGGTAGTTTAAGCTATACATTTTAAAGAGCATTTTACTATGTTGAATTCTTGAGTATTTACTGGATGTTTAAGAAGTAACCACAACTTGTATTGACAAGGTAAACAAGTAGCTGTTAGACAGTTAGAAACATGAATTATAGACCTCTCTTGCATTGTCAACTATTGAAGTGATAAACTGTATGAAATCTACTGTATTCTGAGTGAGAATATCAAAGGTTTTCCCATAGGGGTGCCAATGGGTGACCCTTAggggcacctccaaccctctttagttcagaATATTGTACTAGTTTTTCAAAATAGAATATCATTTTgaagaagtagtacaaaattttgaactaaagagggttggaggtgccccTAAGGGTCATCCATTGGCACCCCTATTTGCCCATATTATTAACTTCAAAggcattttggattttttatccagaaaaataaaaaactaccAAGCATGCATTTTAACCTTGTCAGAATCATGCTTATGGGAACTACAGGAAATAATCCATTCTGAGAAGTCAGAAGTGCTTAGAAGCAATCAGTTTCATCTTTTTTCTTGACAGCTAGTAATTTGAGGATTAAAAGCAAGTATAGAGAAAGTCTGTTGCTTCTGTGTCTTCGGTTGCTACAGCTACACGTCATTACTAAACATCTGCTCTATAATTTCCATTGATTTCCTCATCACTAGTAGCCCCCAAAAAAGGAGAAGATTCGTGTGCTTGGTTGCTGGTTCCACCCGGACCATACCTCGAAAGTTCAAATTCCTATAGCAGGACTTGCTCCTCTAATTAGATCACTGGGAACACAGATGCAGATGCAATCAGTAAGCAGTATATTGGCCCTGTTTTCTGCTGTGCATAATAACACTGAAATAGCTACTTCTACAAATGACAAATAAAATTGCAATAGCATTTTTGTCACAATGAACGTAATAAGTCGTAAGCACGTTACGATATTCCTATTAACAACAAACGCCCCAACAGTAACCTTCCGGTTCCCCGCTCGAGTACAATTGTACAAAACATATTGCTGTCGTGTTCCCCAATCGGGATGGGCAAGGAAGCGGACACGCAACGGCGAGATCCGTCGGGGCAGGGAACAAACGGAGGAGCCAGCGCGCACGCACCTATGGTGGGCGCGATGTCCTCGTCGATGTGGGCCGCGGAGACGAAGCTGACGAGGAGGCTGCTCTTGCCGACGGCCGAGTCCCCGATGAGCAGGACCTTGAAGGAGCAGTCGTagctgctcgccggcgacgaggccaTGCCGCCAACCTCGCCTCGTCTCCTAACCGAAGCCTGGATCGAACCGCTGGCGAAGCGAAGCGAAGCACCCGGGAATGGCGCGGGCGGGTGGGTTGGTGCGGGGCGGTGGCCGAACGCCGGTAGGAATAAagcgaggggagggagggatggGATCGCTCGATGGCGGAAGGCGAAGCGAAACGGGGGCGGCGTCAGGTGGACTCCTTTCGGTTACGGTTGACGGCCAGGACTAGGCGTGCgtggcgggcagcggcggggggCAAGGGCCACATGGCGCGCGTGGGTGTGGGGGAGACGCCGAGACGGAGCggaggagcggagcggagcgccgcgcggcgcggcggtttCGCCCGCGCTTCGGCGCTGGTCCTCGCGTGGCTGCGGCctgcgggcgcgcggcggctgccCGAGCTTGCGAAACGGATGCGCTCGAATCCGCTCGGCGTGTCCTGAGtccagggttaaaaaaaccggccggaaccggtccggtaaccgcggttaccggtctaaccggcccggaccggttccggttccggccggtttgaaaccggccggaattcaaatttcaaaacatggaaaaatcccaaaaaattcttaaaaatacttcaagttgcgacgaatctaatggtgtcaatttttttaaatattcgttcatttagtatactttgcgagcatttgaagttaaacaaaaaaaacatacatacaaaagtatacaaatacaatgtaaaagtagtacaaaagagggttggagggttcatttagactaaaacatattatacaaacattcatttagtatactttgcgggcatttgaatttaaactaaaaaagaaaaaaatttaaatttggtcAGTTACCgttcaaaccgaccggttaccactcaaaccgaccggtaaccggtcaaaccggaccggtaaaccggtctaaccgaccggTTAGCCATTCGAAACTGGTATAActgcgggttttgaattcaaatttgagtttaaccggtttttaccggtaaccggtggccggcggttcggTGGAATCGGTCGGATAAAAAACCTTGGTCCTGATCGACTCCCAAGGACGCCAGCGTGAGGGGTTGCGTGTCCCGTCTCCCAGGGTCGCGAAAGAAAGGAgccgagcggcgccgccgccgccgccagcgtttGCGGCCCCCGTTCCCTCACCTCCGGCGTCGGGGCCTCGCTGCCGGTGGTGACGAGGAGCCGGCATCTGTCTTTTCAACAAATCGTCTGTTTTTGTGGCGATGGAGTTAGATTTTACCGGGAGAGGTGTGACTCCTCTGCGCCTTCTTTTCCTGGCGACGTCGGCGATGCGGAGgtgacggcggcgcagcggaatAATTTCTCCCAGCCTCTTCCATTCTCCGATGGCTATCTACTCCGACGTCAACGGAGAGGCTGGGAAGACCTGTTTAGGAGTCGAGGGCCGGCGCATCGTCGTCTTCTTCAGGTGATGATGTTGTTGACTCTGTTAATCTCGAAGAAGATGATCTTTGGTGAAAATCTGAGCTGTGCTCGGGTTACCGGTGGTGGAATCGAAGGATACGTCGTGGGTACGGGAGTTGGCCGATGCGCCTGGGAGACAGTGTACTCGACTGATTCGCCTAGAAGTAAGTCCTCCTCTGCTGTCTCCATCTTGTGGAGATTGGCTCTGGTGCCCGACGATGATTGGGAAGCGGCTTCGGCGGCAGTGACGAACGGATCTCTAAAGGCTTCGAGGAAGATAAACAAGAGTTTTAGATTtctttgtaattttctttttctttggaaTTCTGTACGTGAAAGAACCGATGTAATACGCTAAAATCAATACATTTTCCTTCTAAAAAAGGACGTCAGCGTTCTGCCTGCGCTCGTGCCGCGCGTAGCGAAACGGCGGGGGGCGCGACGCGCGCGACGGCGCCTGTGGCTTGTGGGAGTGGAGTGCCGCGTTGTCTCACTCGATCACGGCCCCGCGCCGCGCAAAGTCACGGTCACGCGGACGTGGACAAACGGCCGAGCAGGTCTGAGCAGCTGCAATCCTGG
This window contains:
- the LOC120691566 gene encoding ras-related protein RABC2a-like — encoded protein: MASSPASSYDCSFKVLLIGDSAVGKSSLLVSFVSAAHIDEDIAPTIGVDFKIKFLTVGGKKLKLTIWDTAGQERFRTITSSYYRGAHGIILVYDVAKRESFTNLADVWTKEIELHSTNKECVKMLVGNKVDKDEGRVVTREEGLAFAQEYGCLFLESSAKTRENVEKCFEELALKILEVPSLLEEGSSVVKRNTLKQKQENANQSGGCCQ